From a region of the Methanothrix sp. genome:
- the fpoD gene encoding F420H2 dehydrogenase subunit FpoD: MSAIQSAFPGAVLESRVESDRRLWITVDPKRLVEITQFLRDKKDFDHYSGAAGIDRINENLFEVVEILTSHGAHQVVVLMKVKVPRDKPSVRSLTGLYWNANWYEREIWEMFGINFEGHPELYPLLLPDELVGYWPWRKDFKGYPDTTTGERAIEQVGPDGYTEFKIMPHPELIKAGVVPERPKYPTFREREEAEIKSDSEMIMHMGPQHAIVPGPFLLDLLIEGERVKKAFLDVGYIHKGIEKIMENRTYLQGIVYTDRMCYLASITNNEAYCGAVERLLGITPPERAQYIRVILAELSRIQSHLLGTGEFLTLLGAATYSPFQYMIIDREDIVYLMESITGARITHTFVRFGGVRNDLPDGFADKARPILKRMRERTEEYMDLLHSDPIYTRRMRGIGVLSPGDARRLGVSGPPLRASDTPYDMRREDPILVYPDLDFKVVTRKAGDAEARVEVRLEEILESIHIIEQCLDRIPDGPIQEKLPKKIKPEPGEAYYRVEDPRGEMGFYVVSDGSEKPYRVKVRGPVYAYMQALPPLLEGAYVADVVAIAGSMDACTSEVDR, from the coding sequence AGTTTCTGAGGGACAAGAAGGACTTCGATCACTACTCCGGTGCTGCAGGCATTGACAGGATAAACGAGAACCTCTTCGAGGTCGTGGAGATCCTGACGAGTCATGGGGCGCATCAGGTTGTTGTCCTGATGAAGGTAAAGGTTCCCAGGGACAAACCATCGGTCAGATCGCTCACAGGGCTCTACTGGAATGCGAACTGGTACGAGCGCGAGATCTGGGAGATGTTCGGCATCAACTTCGAGGGGCACCCGGAGCTGTATCCTCTCCTCCTGCCTGACGAGCTCGTCGGATACTGGCCCTGGAGGAAGGACTTCAAGGGATACCCGGATACGACTACAGGCGAACGTGCTATAGAGCAGGTGGGCCCTGACGGCTACACAGAGTTCAAGATAATGCCCCATCCGGAGCTGATAAAGGCGGGCGTGGTGCCTGAGAGGCCGAAGTATCCGACGTTCAGGGAGCGCGAGGAGGCTGAGATAAAGTCCGACTCTGAGATGATCATGCACATGGGTCCGCAGCATGCGATCGTCCCCGGGCCGTTCCTGCTCGATCTCCTCATCGAGGGCGAGAGGGTCAAGAAGGCGTTCCTGGATGTGGGATACATCCACAAGGGCATAGAGAAGATAATGGAGAACAGGACGTACCTCCAGGGGATTGTTTACACGGACAGGATGTGCTACCTCGCGTCCATAACAAACAACGAGGCCTACTGCGGTGCGGTTGAGAGGCTTCTCGGAATCACCCCGCCTGAGAGGGCGCAGTACATAAGGGTGATACTCGCGGAGCTCTCAAGGATTCAGAGCCATCTCCTGGGAACAGGCGAGTTCCTGACGCTGCTCGGTGCTGCGACATACTCCCCATTCCAGTACATGATCATAGACAGGGAGGACATAGTGTATCTAATGGAGAGCATCACCGGCGCCAGAATCACGCACACATTCGTGAGATTTGGAGGGGTCAGAAACGATCTGCCTGATGGATTCGCAGACAAGGCCCGCCCGATACTGAAGAGGATGAGGGAGAGGACAGAGGAGTACATGGATCTGCTCCACAGCGATCCGATATACACGAGAAGGATGCGCGGAATAGGCGTTCTCTCGCCTGGAGATGCGCGCAGGCTTGGCGTCTCCGGACCGCCGCTGAGGGCATCTGATACGCCGTATGATATGCGCAGGGAGGATCCGATTCTGGTCTACCCTGATCTGGACTTCAAGGTCGTGACGAGAAAGGCGGGAGATGCTGAGGCCAGGGTTGAGGTCCGCCTGGAGGAGATCCTGGAGAGCATCCACATCATAGAGCAGTGTCTGGACCGGATACCGGATGGGCCGATACAGGAGAAGCTTCCGAAGAAGATCAAGCCCGAGCCAGGAGAGGCATACTACAGGGTCGAGGATCCGCGCGGCGAGATGGGATTCTATGTCGTGAGCGATGGATCTGAGAAGCCATACAGGGTGAAGGTCAGGGGTCCGGTGTACGCATACATGCAGGCTCTTCCGCCGCTTCTCGAGGGTGCTTACGTTGCTGATGTGGTCGCAATAGCAGGCAGCATGGACGCATGCACAAGCGAGGTGGACCGCTAA
- the fpoH gene encoding F420H2 dehydrogenase subunit FpoH, with amino-acid sequence MYLSTIIETVSAWAAQEPKIYALAIGLIGAAIISGVINIGAMAVVWLERKFLGDIQARFGPNRVGSRWGLLQLGADAIKLFTKEDSIPRGADKPVYVWAPIIASITTMLVAAAIPFGALRIDGKDYPLVVANMDISAFYVEAALSITTIAVFMAGFSSNNKYSMLGAFRGIARMIAYEVPMGVCVIAVALMAHSLNLVEIVESQTLWYAFAQPLGFIVFTIALVTDLGRIPFDQSEAEEEIIAGYTTEYGGIRWGLLYFQEYINMLLGSILLVLLFLGGWKGPSIPVITVLSPMVWFLMKVLIVLIFLIWVRGSLVRFRIDQVTDLGWKWMLPLSLVNLAWAAFVGLYFA; translated from the coding sequence TTGTATTTATCGACAATCATAGAGACCGTATCTGCCTGGGCTGCCCAGGAGCCAAAGATATACGCTCTGGCCATAGGCCTTATAGGGGCTGCCATAATCTCTGGGGTGATCAACATCGGCGCCATGGCTGTGGTCTGGCTCGAGAGGAAGTTCCTGGGCGATATCCAGGCCAGGTTCGGCCCCAACAGAGTTGGGAGCAGATGGGGTCTGCTGCAGCTGGGCGCTGACGCGATAAAGCTCTTCACAAAGGAGGACAGCATACCCAGAGGCGCGGACAAGCCTGTCTATGTCTGGGCGCCGATAATAGCGAGCATAACAACAATGCTTGTGGCAGCCGCAATACCCTTCGGCGCGCTGAGGATCGACGGGAAGGATTATCCTCTGGTCGTTGCGAACATGGACATCAGCGCGTTCTATGTTGAAGCTGCGCTCTCCATAACGACGATCGCGGTCTTCATGGCCGGGTTCAGCTCCAACAACAAGTACTCGATGCTGGGTGCCTTCAGAGGAATCGCGAGAATGATCGCCTACGAGGTTCCGATGGGTGTCTGCGTCATAGCTGTTGCTCTGATGGCTCACAGCCTCAACCTTGTAGAGATCGTTGAGAGCCAGACTCTCTGGTACGCGTTCGCTCAGCCGCTCGGGTTCATAGTCTTCACAATAGCTCTCGTGACCGATCTCGGCAGGATACCCTTCGATCAGAGCGAGGCTGAGGAGGAGATCATAGCTGGATACACAACAGAGTACGGCGGCATAAGATGGGGCCTGCTTTACTTCCAGGAGTACATCAACATGCTACTAGGCTCGATACTTCTGGTGCTGCTCTTCCTGGGCGGATGGAAGGGTCCGAGCATACCTGTGATAACAGTGCTCTCTCCGATGGTCTGGTTCCTGATGAAGGTCCTGATAGTGCTGATCTTCCTGATCTGGGTCAGGGGCTCTCTGGTGAGATTCAGAATCGATCAGGTCACGGATCTTGGATGGAAGTGGATGCTTCCGCTCTCGCTGGTAAACCTGGCGTGGGCAGCGTTTGTGGGTCTTTACTTCGCATGA
- a CDS encoding NADH-quinone oxidoreductase subunit I, translating into MVLKSLKYTLKTALTTTEVTRLYPEVMMELPANERGIHELDATTCIGCGSCARVCPNSCIELVPYRYGNPLKNRKMQFPQIDYGRCTFCGLCVDECPVSCLKMGKRTEIAGWDRKDIVYGPDRIAVKKFSDREVAELEAEAKRQAEEKKKAAAAAAKEKAAKAKGKENKAKAKPGEGGEA; encoded by the coding sequence ATGGTGCTCAAGTCGTTGAAGTACACTCTGAAGACAGCGCTCACCACAACAGAGGTCACCAGGCTGTATCCAGAGGTCATGATGGAGCTGCCCGCAAACGAAAGGGGCATACACGAGCTCGACGCCACGACGTGCATAGGCTGCGGCTCATGCGCCAGGGTCTGCCCGAACAGCTGCATAGAGCTTGTTCCATACAGATACGGCAACCCGCTGAAGAACAGGAAGATGCAGTTCCCGCAGATCGATTATGGAAGGTGCACATTCTGTGGCCTTTGTGTCGATGAGTGCCCAGTCTCCTGCCTGAAGATGGGAAAGAGGACAGAGATCGCCGGCTGGGATAGAAAGGACATAGTATACGGGCCTGACAGGATCGCGGTGAAGAAGTTCTCCGACAGGGAGGTCGCAGAGCTGGAGGCTGAGGCAAAGCGGCAGGCTGAGGAGAAGAAGAAGGCTGCTGCGGCAGCAGCAAAGGAGAAGGCCGCAAAGGCCAAGGGAAAGGAGAACAAGGCAAAGGCGAAGCCGGGCGAGGGTGGTGAGGCCTGA
- a CDS encoding NADH-quinone oxidoreductase subunit J yields MEKDSVKYVKYLFELILLLIALGVIFGALAYIVYISPWSWRMLDRIYDIRFLIELGVFATLSVLILGLAVLTVYSRNIVHSALYLIGSFAGVAALYISLNAPFLGVAQVLVYIGAVGVLILFAVMLTRRTIMEESHG; encoded by the coding sequence ATGGAGAAGGACTCGGTGAAATACGTCAAGTATCTCTTCGAGCTGATTCTGCTTCTGATCGCGCTGGGTGTGATATTCGGAGCGCTTGCGTACATTGTGTACATCTCCCCGTGGAGCTGGAGGATGCTGGACAGGATCTACGATATCAGGTTCCTCATAGAGCTCGGCGTCTTTGCAACGCTCTCGGTTCTGATCCTCGGGCTCGCGGTGCTCACGGTCTACTCCAGAAACATAGTGCACAGCGCCCTGTATCTGATAGGAAGCTTTGCGGGTGTTGCAGCTCTGTACATATCGCTTAATGCGCCCTTCCTGGGTGTCGCACAGGTTCTGGTCTACATAGGCGCTGTGGGCGTGCTGATACTCTTCGCCGTGATGCTCACAAGACGCACGATAATGGAGGAGTCCCATGGTTAA
- a CDS encoding NADH-quinone oxidoreductase subunit J codes for MVKVKTTILLVIFLAALIASISVTPWEYGEVKKQYSFQPAKEGVRMPESGIGDVGAELFTIYMFPFELLSLVLLAALIGAIYIARKEMA; via the coding sequence ATGGTTAAAGTGAAGACTACGATACTCCTGGTGATCTTCCTGGCGGCACTGATCGCATCGATATCAGTGACACCATGGGAGTACGGAGAGGTGAAGAAGCAGTACAGCTTCCAGCCGGCCAAGGAGGGTGTCAGGATGCCGGAAAGCGGCATCGGGGATGTAGGGGCGGAGCTGTTCACGATCTACATGTTCCCGTTTGAGCTGCTCTCCCTGGTCCTCCTGGCAGCCCTGATCGGAGCGATATACATAGCAAGAAAGGAGATGGCCTGA
- the fpoK gene encoding F420H2 dehydrogenase subunit FpoK: MPLELYIMLAAVMFSIGLYGLATQRNGVKLMMCVELMLNSANINLVAFSAYQPNVSGQVFALFSIALAAAEAGIGLAILITLYRLYGTIDLDNINALRW, translated from the coding sequence ATCCCGCTTGAGTTATACATTATGCTTGCCGCTGTCATGTTCTCCATAGGTCTTTATGGTCTTGCGACACAGAGGAACGGCGTCAAGCTGATGATGTGCGTTGAGCTCATGCTCAACAGCGCCAACATAAACCTGGTGGCCTTCTCAGCCTACCAGCCGAACGTGAGCGGCCAGGTTTTTGCTCTGTTCTCGATAGCTCTGGCCGCGGCTGAGGCCGGTATAGGGCTTGCCATACTGATAACCCTGTACAGACTGTACGGAACCATTGATCTCGATAACATAAACGCTCTGAGGTGGTGA
- the nuoL gene encoding NADH-quinone oxidoreductase subunit L, with product MTLYADYAYLIVGLPVLAFILTIFFGWHLPRGGGFLTVLATFAGFIISAGIFTEIFPEKVVHQSMHWFATLNVGILIDPLALVMLLMVTFVCTLIHTYALGYMNGDPGMARYFAEAGLFTAAMLGLVYSDNLLQLFIFWELVGLCSYLLIGFWYRKPSAASAAKKAFLTTRVGDVMFLAGIILLYNNMAKLGLPEGTYLLQFPVIYENLTRIDPTQLTLVSLLLLGGAAGKSGQFPLDIWLPDAMEGPTTVSAMIHAATMVTAGVYLVARMFPLFYAAPYGLLAVAYVGGFTALYAATMGLAAFDIKRVLAFSTVSQLGYMMLALGVGSVVGAAAVGVSMFHLIGHSFFKALLFLCAGSVIHAVATNDLREMGGVGRYMRWTAGTMAIGGLALAGFPGTTGFFSKDEILVTAWEYGAMTHDYLPYIFGIVGALLTAFYTFRMWFLTFTGEPRSDYHKHESPWIMLGPLVILALFALFFGMPAQEGFYETVGNNFAHYGVDFEELAPIGGHVVEHGGEEAAVHEPFIIKILPILVGVGGIILALLFYSPWKKLDIRKFVGEKDLLRTILVKRYYQHEIFTAWFAETVVYGISLIANIFDIRIVDGVLNKISETTLGFANSIRRAQTGVIQNYITALVFGIVVLVIVIKLAMEVGL from the coding sequence GTGACATTGTACGCCGATTACGCTTATCTGATCGTGGGGCTGCCGGTTCTGGCATTCATTCTCACGATCTTCTTCGGCTGGCATCTCCCGAGGGGCGGAGGATTTCTCACGGTGCTTGCGACCTTTGCAGGTTTCATAATATCCGCTGGAATCTTCACGGAGATATTCCCTGAGAAGGTTGTGCATCAGTCGATGCACTGGTTTGCAACGCTGAACGTGGGAATACTGATAGATCCTCTGGCCCTTGTGATGCTGCTGATGGTCACATTCGTCTGCACACTGATACACACATATGCGCTGGGGTACATGAACGGCGATCCGGGCATGGCGAGGTACTTCGCTGAGGCAGGTCTCTTCACGGCGGCCATGCTCGGCCTGGTTTACTCTGACAACCTGCTGCAGCTCTTCATATTCTGGGAGCTTGTGGGCCTCTGCTCGTACCTGCTGATCGGATTCTGGTACAGGAAACCCTCTGCAGCATCTGCTGCCAAGAAGGCGTTCCTGACCACAAGAGTCGGCGACGTGATGTTCCTCGCCGGAATAATCCTGCTTTACAACAACATGGCGAAGCTTGGACTTCCGGAGGGGACATACCTGCTCCAGTTCCCTGTGATATACGAGAACCTGACCAGGATCGACCCGACGCAGCTCACGCTGGTATCGCTGCTCCTCCTCGGAGGCGCTGCGGGCAAGTCAGGCCAGTTCCCCCTGGATATCTGGCTCCCGGATGCCATGGAGGGCCCGACAACAGTCTCTGCGATGATCCACGCTGCCACAATGGTCACTGCAGGAGTGTACCTGGTCGCGAGGATGTTCCCGCTCTTCTACGCGGCCCCCTACGGGCTTCTTGCAGTCGCATACGTCGGAGGGTTCACAGCGCTGTACGCTGCGACGATGGGCCTCGCAGCATTCGACATCAAGAGGGTCCTCGCGTTCTCGACGGTCAGCCAGCTGGGCTACATGATGCTCGCGCTGGGCGTCGGGTCTGTCGTGGGCGCAGCAGCAGTTGGAGTCTCGATGTTCCATCTGATAGGCCACTCGTTCTTCAAGGCGCTCCTCTTCCTCTGCGCCGGTTCTGTCATACACGCGGTCGCGACGAACGACCTGCGCGAGATGGGCGGCGTCGGGAGGTACATGAGGTGGACGGCGGGGACGATGGCCATAGGAGGTCTCGCACTCGCAGGATTCCCCGGAACGACAGGATTCTTCTCGAAGGACGAGATTCTGGTCACAGCCTGGGAGTACGGCGCGATGACTCACGACTACCTGCCGTACATCTTCGGCATAGTGGGAGCGCTGCTCACAGCGTTCTACACCTTCAGGATGTGGTTCCTGACGTTCACAGGAGAGCCGCGCTCTGATTACCACAAGCATGAATCGCCTTGGATCATGCTGGGGCCGCTCGTGATACTCGCGCTCTTCGCGCTCTTCTTCGGCATGCCTGCCCAGGAGGGCTTCTACGAGACAGTCGGCAACAACTTCGCCCACTACGGCGTGGACTTCGAGGAGCTCGCGCCGATCGGAGGGCATGTGGTGGAGCATGGAGGAGAGGAGGCGGCGGTGCACGAGCCGTTCATAATCAAGATACTCCCGATACTGGTGGGAGTCGGCGGCATAATCCTGGCACTGCTCTTCTACTCGCCGTGGAAGAAGCTCGATATCAGAAAATTCGTTGGCGAGAAGGATCTGCTGAGGACCATCCTGGTGAAGAGGTACTACCAGCATGAGATATTCACAGCATGGTTCGCTGAGACCGTTGTGTACGGGATATCGTTGATCGCGAACATATTCGATATAAGGATCGTTGATGGTGTGCTGAACAAGATCAGCGAGACGACTCTTGGTTTCGCGAATTCGATCAGAAGAGCGCAGACCGGAGTCATACAGAACTACATCACAGCACTGGTCTTCGGGATCGTGGTGCTCGTGATTGTGATCAAGCTGGCTATGGAGGTGGGCCTGTGA
- a CDS encoding NADH-quinone oxidoreductase subunit M, translating into MISNAISIMIAVPLVGAVLAFLTRSRGQARLVALIASLVPLALALQMYTEFDKSSKLMQFVESYNWVPSIGVRYTVGVDCISFPLVLLTAIVSVLVVIYAWGENHRPNQFFALLLLNEVGVLGVFTALDFFLFYIFWEIVLIPMFFLIGIWGGPRKDYSAIKFFIYTHVASLVMLLAIFAMYFTYRLPDGSRTFDMLTLLQATSDKTVFPPGLINAIFAGLLFGFLVKMPAFPFHTWLPDAHVEAPTAGSVVLAALLLKMGGYGIFRVILPMLPHVDKAFVTVIAVIGVLSIIYGAFLALAQKDIKKLVAYSSISHMGFVTLGAVAFTWLSIQGAMFQQFSHGIITCALFMSAGTIQHSVGTRIISELGGLADRMPKFASLMLAAFLASLGLPGMSGFVAEFMVLTGSYATFPVYTMLVVFTSVGVTAGYHLWACQKVLFGPILKKYLDIHDPHAYEILAMSAIVFLTLLFGLQPALITDIMGTAAHQVMEPVVTLSQMGVI; encoded by the coding sequence GTGATCTCAAACGCCATATCCATAATGATAGCGGTGCCGCTGGTAGGCGCGGTTCTGGCGTTCCTCACCAGAAGCAGGGGGCAGGCCCGGCTGGTTGCCCTCATAGCCTCACTGGTTCCACTGGCACTGGCGCTTCAGATGTACACCGAGTTCGACAAGTCCTCGAAGCTGATGCAGTTTGTCGAGAGCTACAACTGGGTGCCATCGATAGGCGTCAGGTACACAGTCGGCGTCGACTGCATAAGCTTCCCGCTGGTGCTGCTCACCGCCATAGTCTCCGTGCTGGTGGTGATATATGCGTGGGGTGAGAACCACAGGCCCAACCAGTTCTTCGCGCTGCTCCTGCTCAACGAGGTTGGGGTTCTGGGAGTCTTCACGGCCCTGGACTTCTTCCTGTTCTACATATTCTGGGAGATCGTCCTGATACCGATGTTCTTCCTGATCGGCATCTGGGGCGGGCCGAGAAAGGACTACTCAGCGATCAAGTTCTTCATCTACACGCATGTCGCGAGCCTGGTGATGCTTCTCGCGATATTCGCGATGTACTTCACCTACAGGCTGCCCGATGGATCGAGGACATTCGACATGCTGACGCTGCTCCAGGCGACCTCTGACAAGACCGTCTTCCCGCCGGGGCTGATAAACGCGATATTCGCGGGGCTTCTATTCGGCTTCCTGGTGAAGATGCCCGCGTTCCCGTTCCACACGTGGCTCCCGGATGCACACGTCGAGGCTCCGACTGCAGGCTCCGTTGTTCTGGCGGCGCTGCTGCTCAAGATGGGCGGCTACGGTATATTCAGAGTGATACTTCCAATGCTTCCGCATGTCGACAAGGCGTTCGTCACGGTGATAGCAGTCATAGGTGTGCTGAGCATAATCTACGGAGCGTTCCTGGCTCTGGCGCAGAAGGACATCAAGAAGCTTGTAGCGTACTCATCGATCAGCCACATGGGCTTCGTCACTCTGGGCGCTGTGGCGTTCACATGGCTCTCGATACAGGGGGCGATGTTCCAGCAGTTCTCTCACGGGATCATAACATGCGCCCTGTTCATGTCCGCGGGAACGATACAGCACTCAGTGGGCACGAGGATAATATCAGAGCTTGGCGGGCTCGCTGACAGGATGCCCAAGTTCGCATCGCTCATGCTCGCAGCCTTCCTTGCATCTCTTGGTCTCCCGGGGATGAGCGGATTCGTCGCTGAGTTCATGGTCCTGACAGGATCATACGCGACGTTCCCCGTGTACACAATGCTTGTGGTCTTCACCAGCGTCGGTGTGACCGCGGGTTACCATCTCTGGGCGTGCCAGAAGGTGCTCTTCGGCCCGATACTGAAGAAGTACCTGGACATACACGATCCGCATGCGTACGAGATACTCGCCATGAGCGCGATCGTCTTCCTGACGCTGCTCTTCGGCCTGCAGCCCGCGCTGATCACGGACATTATGGGGACTGCGGCCCATCAGGTGATGGAGCCAGTTGTGACCCTCTCGCAGATGGGGGTGATCTGA
- a CDS encoding NADH-quinone oxidoreductase subunit N, which produces MDLGHYAPLGAEALLTAVSLLVVLVGLFTKGRSSLPGYLSLAALIVAMWMVLTAETGTVFFYDSLRVDGFSQFFKAVFVLVSLLVVIASLTRYNGRPGGDEYFALLLMATVGMMVVASAIDLVSLFIGFELASLSTYAMAGFDKTKKNLEAAMKYFLYGAASSAFMLFGFSMLYGMTGSTKIADIAGASLAAFNPAILIALIFVVVGFAFKMALVPFHMWAPDTYEGAPALVSALLAAGSKKMGFAAAFRVILIALLALKLEWYMAFAILAAVTMTVGNLVACWQNNVRRILAYSSIAQAGYISIAFVVLGVASEGMTGPNNLPLDQYALAGGLLLVLGHAIMKTGAFISTAQVASIAKNSEDPDDISNYAGLGRRAPVTAFCMTIFMFALAGIPPTAGYFGKFVVFGSAIYGGLVWLAVLAILNSALSLYYYLRIISYMYLREPAGPKISESKGYVLSLLLALIGTFWIGVLPDGFFNWAMQAAAALLP; this is translated from the coding sequence GTGGATCTTGGACACTACGCCCCTCTCGGGGCAGAGGCTTTGCTTACAGCGGTTTCACTGCTGGTCGTGCTTGTAGGCCTGTTCACGAAGGGAAGGAGCTCGCTCCCCGGATACCTGAGCCTGGCGGCCCTGATAGTGGCAATGTGGATGGTGCTCACAGCCGAGACCGGCACCGTCTTCTTCTACGACTCGCTCAGGGTCGACGGGTTCTCCCAGTTCTTCAAGGCTGTGTTCGTGCTGGTCTCGCTGCTCGTCGTCATCGCGTCGCTGACACGCTACAACGGTCGCCCCGGTGGGGATGAGTACTTCGCCCTGCTCCTGATGGCGACCGTGGGCATGATGGTGGTCGCGAGCGCCATAGATCTGGTCTCGCTCTTCATAGGCTTCGAGCTCGCCAGCCTGTCAACGTACGCGATGGCCGGGTTCGATAAGACGAAGAAGAACCTCGAGGCTGCGATGAAGTACTTCCTGTACGGCGCGGCCTCATCGGCGTTCATGCTCTTCGGCTTCTCGATGCTCTACGGCATGACAGGGAGCACGAAGATCGCGGACATCGCGGGTGCGTCGCTGGCTGCGTTCAATCCTGCGATACTGATCGCGCTGATCTTCGTGGTCGTCGGGTTCGCGTTCAAGATGGCCCTGGTGCCGTTCCACATGTGGGCTCCCGACACATACGAGGGCGCGCCTGCGCTGGTCTCAGCATTACTCGCTGCAGGCTCGAAGAAGATGGGGTTCGCTGCTGCGTTCAGGGTGATACTGATCGCGCTCCTGGCCCTGAAGCTCGAGTGGTACATGGCGTTCGCGATACTCGCGGCTGTTACGATGACCGTCGGGAACCTGGTCGCGTGCTGGCAGAACAACGTCAGGAGGATACTGGCGTACTCGAGCATCGCGCAGGCAGGGTACATCTCCATAGCCTTTGTCGTTCTCGGAGTTGCGTCTGAGGGCATGACAGGTCCGAACAACCTGCCCCTCGACCAGTACGCGCTCGCCGGTGGTCTTCTCCTTGTTCTGGGGCATGCGATCATGAAGACAGGAGCGTTCATAAGCACGGCACAGGTCGCCTCGATCGCGAAGAACTCAGAGGATCCGGACGACATCTCGAACTACGCAGGTCTTGGAAGGAGGGCGCCGGTAACAGCGTTCTGCATGACGATCTTCATGTTCGCGCTGGCAGGCATTCCACCGACAGCAGGCTACTTCGGCAAGTTCGTCGTGTTCGGGTCTGCGATATACGGCGGTCTGGTGTGGCTCGCGGTGCTCGCGATACTGAACAGCGCGCTCTCGCTCTACTACTACCTGAGGATCATAAGCTACATGTACCTCAGGGAGCCTGCCGGGCCGAAGATATCGGAGTCGAAGGGCTATGTGCTCTCGCTGCTCCTGGCCCTGATCGGGACGTTCTGGATCGGCGTGCTACCGGACGGATTCTTCAACTGGGCGATGCAGGCGGCAGCTGCGCTGCTGCCCTAA
- a CDS encoding winged helix-turn-helix domain-containing protein yields the protein MVDVTKYRPAVKIIMVLLECVERNQKKGRALKTRVIQCANMKTASAERYLEILRDAGYLSERKEPWGERNVIVYELTSLGRDRLEWFRKINAELFENL from the coding sequence ATGGTAGATGTGACCAAGTACCGACCCGCGGTCAAGATCATCATGGTGCTGCTCGAGTGCGTTGAGAGAAACCAGAAAAAGGGTCGCGCACTGAAAACGCGGGTCATTCAGTGTGCGAACATGAAGACCGCATCTGCTGAGAGATACCTCGAGATACTGAGGGATGCTGGCTACCTGAGTGAGAGGAAGGAGCCCTGGGGGGAGCGAAACGTCATAGTATATGAGCTAACATCACTTGGCAGGGATCGGTTGGAGTGGTTCAGAAAGATAAACGCAGAGCTGTTTGAGAATCTGTGA